Within the Arachis duranensis cultivar V14167 chromosome 10, aradu.V14167.gnm2.J7QH, whole genome shotgun sequence genome, the region TCCTACCATGAAACAATTCCAACAAAAATTAACAGAAGTGGAACTGGAAGCCgagcttcttcttttggcccGGCATCAGGTAACAACTTCATTGAGGAATCTCAATCATCAATTCATTACCATACCCTCATCAGACCCTTTAAATGGCTTTTCTGTGGAATTAAGTCGGTACTTAACTGTCTGTCCTATTTGGGTAAAAAATGCAGATGGTTGAGAATGATAAATTGAGAAATGGGAATAGAGAAGCACTGACTGCATTAAGGAAGAGGGCTCGGACAACCAAGACTAGTGTTCCGACTCCTTTTGAATCGATGATGAAGGGAGTCGAAGGGTCGAGGTCAAGACCCTTGGTGCAAGAAGTGTGTAACACCTGTGGTAACCATGATTCATTCGAGAAGACGTGGATGATGTTTCCAGGAACTGATATGTTTGCCAGCATCCCATTCCATGCTGCCCACACTATCTTGGAAACAGGTTAATTGGTCATTCCATCCCACCCTACCCTCTAAAGAAGTAAAATATAGGGACAATGAATCAAAATACCATAAATGCATGCCTCTGTTAGTAGTgccacaaaataaaaaacctttccatttttcttttctcccaaTGTGCTTGTGCAAAAGTCTTGCTTAGTTATCATTTGTATGTCGTGGTTATTTGACAGTAAAGTTCGGTAACAAATCTTAGATTGAGTGCATTTTaggaaaataaatatttatgacAGATGATTGATTTCCTTGTTATATGCTTTAATATATTAATGCTGGATGGAAATACAAGCCATATTTCATGCATTTGTTTGGAGTCTAGACTGAATTAtcaatttgatatttgaattatcAAGCATGTGTCTTTGTTGTATTTATCTGTTTGTTTTAGTTGCATGCGAAAATTCATCTTTATTGAAATTACCTATGTTACAGTCTAATGGTTTGAATTCATTATGGCAACAATTTTTTCATGTTATTGCAAATCCTGCAATGCTGAAGACAAATGTAACTGTACCCTTTTTACCTGGAACTAGTTTGGAATTTTTGACATACGTTCCTTGTTTTTTCATTTTGGCACGCATAATCCTACACATGATTAGAACATATTAAAGATTTATGGCCTTTACGCATCAACTTGTAATTCTGAATTTCTGATGAGACTGATTATATCTATTCCTGTTCATTAATGATCACTGTTATTCCTGAGTTCAGAATTTAAATCGTATCTATGACTCAGTTCCCTCAAGCATAGAACTGATATATATTAACTGTAAATTGGTGTATCCCTCGTATTGAGCTTGTAATTACAGATCAACCTCGACTTGACTTTGAGGCAAAGAAGCTACAGAGCATAGTGAAGGAAAAATCATTACTTATTTCAGAGACAGGTGCCCTTGCTGATAAGATAGGACCAGGCGTGGTTAGATCTCTTGTAACCTTAAACGACTAGTTAAAGTAAAGATGCCTGAGCTTACGACTGTGTGGCGACCAAGTTTTTCTTATATCAATTAGTTACAAAATGGCTATGTGTTCTAGAAGAAATCTTCTTAGGGTATCTGGGTGGCTTATGCTTATCTAATCTTATCTCTtgtaattataaaccaaatgcTTATTTTAAATCCTCAAGTTTACCTCTTGGTTACTTCATTCAATGTAATGGAGATTTTGCCACAGATTTCTGGTATTTAAAACCTGGGTTGTCAAAGGTTCCCGTAATTAAATGGATATTAGTGAAGTTCTAGTCAAAGATTCAATGGATTAATATtgatttttggttgaaattgaatGGCAGTGTAAtt harbors:
- the LOC107470967 gene encoding uncharacterized protein LOC107470967, coding for MDPTMKQFQQKLTEVELEAELLLLARHQMVENDKLRNGNREALTALRKRARTTKTSVPTPFESMMKGVEGSRSRPLVQEVCNTCGNHDSFEKTWMMFPGTDMFASIPFHAAHTILETDQPRLDFEAKKLQSIVKEKSLLISETGALADKIGPGVVRSLVTLND